A window from Luteibacter flocculans encodes these proteins:
- a CDS encoding DUF1800 domain-containing protein yields the protein MRSIFTTSLTALLCLAAAAPPAFAADKPLSQEDTEWLDRVTFGLDTATVASYRDLGRRRFLEAQLHPKTDALPQPIAAQIAGFDVMKTPPETLLATVRDQYRDINAMPDGDAKQEARKALQKQGNDYAQQAQAAELLRAIYDENQLREQLVWFWLNHFSVFKDKGRVRWLVADYAQNTIRPHALGKFRDLVMATLKSPAMLEYLDNAQNARDKINENYARELMELHTLGVNSGYTQTDVQSLAHILTGVGVNFDGQPRKLRPDLRPYYVQEGVFEFNPNRHDFGDQVLLGKTIKGGGFDEVEKAVDLIVSQPACATFISTKLAKYFVSDNPPPSLIAAMAKTFRRSDGDIAKVMETMLTSKEFTASLGKRYKDPTQFLVSTMRLAYDGKPVENPRPLVNWINQLGQAPFGRITPDGWPVTDSEWSSSGQVAKRFEIARSIGSGANHLFDLDDTGKRSVGGFPQLTTPTYYATIEPTLGAKTRAALSQATSQQEWNTFLLASPEFNYR from the coding sequence ATGCGTTCGATATTCACGACCAGCCTGACCGCACTGCTCTGCCTGGCCGCTGCCGCCCCGCCCGCCTTCGCTGCCGATAAGCCGCTTTCGCAGGAAGACACGGAGTGGCTCGATCGCGTGACCTTCGGCCTCGATACCGCCACCGTGGCCAGCTACCGCGATCTTGGCCGACGCCGCTTTCTCGAAGCGCAGTTGCATCCGAAGACCGATGCCCTGCCCCAACCGATCGCCGCACAGATCGCCGGTTTCGATGTCATGAAGACGCCGCCGGAAACTTTGCTGGCCACTGTGCGAGACCAGTATCGCGACATCAACGCCATGCCCGATGGCGATGCGAAGCAAGAGGCGCGAAAAGCACTGCAGAAACAGGGCAACGATTACGCGCAGCAGGCGCAGGCAGCCGAGCTGCTGCGTGCCATCTACGACGAAAACCAACTGCGCGAACAATTGGTGTGGTTCTGGCTGAACCATTTCAGCGTGTTCAAGGACAAGGGTCGCGTGCGCTGGCTCGTCGCGGACTATGCGCAGAACACGATACGGCCGCACGCATTGGGCAAGTTCCGCGACCTTGTCATGGCAACGCTGAAAAGCCCCGCCATGCTGGAATACCTCGACAACGCGCAAAACGCACGCGACAAGATCAATGAGAACTACGCCCGCGAGCTCATGGAACTGCACACGCTCGGCGTAAACAGCGGTTACACGCAGACCGACGTGCAGAGCCTCGCTCACATCCTCACGGGCGTCGGTGTGAACTTCGATGGACAGCCGCGCAAGTTACGCCCGGATCTCAGGCCTTACTACGTGCAGGAGGGCGTCTTCGAGTTCAATCCGAATCGCCACGACTTCGGCGATCAGGTACTCCTCGGCAAGACCATCAAGGGCGGTGGCTTCGACGAAGTCGAAAAGGCCGTCGATCTGATCGTCAGCCAGCCGGCGTGTGCCACGTTCATTTCGACCAAGCTGGCAAAGTACTTCGTGTCGGATAACCCCCCGCCGTCTCTGATCGCTGCCATGGCGAAGACCTTCCGCCGCAGCGATGGCGACATTGCCAAGGTGATGGAGACGATGCTCACGTCTAAGGAATTCACCGCGTCGCTTGGCAAGCGCTACAAGGACCCCACTCAGTTCCTCGTGTCGACCATGCGGCTTGCCTACGATGGCAAGCCCGTGGAAAACCCGCGTCCGCTGGTGAACTGGATCAACCAGCTCGGCCAGGCGCCGTTCGGCCGAATAACGCCCGACGGCTGGCCAGTGACCGATTCGGAATGGTCGAGCTCCGGCCAGGTGGCGAAACGTTTCGAGATCGCGCGCTCGATCGGCAGCGGTGCCAATCATCTGTTCGACTTGGACGATACCGGTAAGCGTAGCGTAGGTGGTTTCCCGCAGCTCACCACGCCGACCTACTACGCCACGATCGAGCCTACGCTCGGCGCCAAGACGCGTGCCGCGCTGTCGCAGGCCACGTCGCAGCAGGAGTGGAATACGTTCCTGCTCGCCTCACCCGAATTCAACTACCGCTGA
- a CDS encoding serine hydrolase domain-containing protein produces the protein MSLPVAFPAWADCGSCAAIVRPFVVDQGFNGVVMVGHGSHIDYSASFGLADAATGRALTADTPFESGSISKWIAAMLVLRLVQQGQLALDEPISMYLPDYRADNGAKLTLRLLMSHASGLPNAIDEAIKRDPATRNLSIDQAEAVRRFASGDLHFEPGTDWEYSHSNWLLVKAIVERVTKRDYASLVDGYIVQPLAMRHSGTFAGSSLAVPGMAHGYLKLAPSAEPLDKPSPDFMMLAGGFYASANDLFILVDGLFSGRMLSPELTRILMSVERPAQHYALGGRTKTLSFGGKDHPVAWEYGSNGAYRVLVWRTLDDGHTVILMNNTSFDHMKMGDLGAALMEASYR, from the coding sequence ATGAGCCTGCCGGTTGCCTTTCCGGCGTGGGCCGACTGCGGTAGCTGTGCCGCCATCGTTCGCCCTTTCGTCGTCGATCAAGGCTTCAACGGCGTGGTGATGGTGGGCCACGGTTCGCACATCGACTACTCCGCGAGCTTCGGTCTGGCGGATGCCGCCACGGGGCGAGCTCTGACGGCCGACACGCCGTTCGAGTCCGGCTCGATATCGAAATGGATTGCGGCAATGCTGGTCCTACGACTGGTTCAACAGGGGCAGCTCGCACTGGACGAGCCCATTTCGATGTATCTGCCGGATTATCGAGCTGATAATGGTGCCAAGCTGACGCTGCGTCTCTTGATGTCCCATGCCAGTGGGCTTCCCAATGCCATCGATGAGGCGATCAAGCGCGATCCGGCCACGCGGAACCTGTCGATCGACCAGGCGGAAGCCGTGCGACGCTTTGCGAGCGGCGACTTACACTTCGAGCCAGGGACGGATTGGGAGTACTCGCACTCCAACTGGCTTCTGGTCAAGGCCATCGTGGAGCGGGTTACGAAGCGGGACTACGCCTCGCTGGTCGACGGTTACATCGTCCAGCCGCTCGCCATGCGCCATAGCGGAACGTTCGCTGGGAGTTCTCTTGCGGTACCGGGTATGGCGCACGGCTACCTCAAACTGGCTCCTTCGGCGGAACCGCTGGACAAGCCTTCGCCGGACTTCATGATGCTCGCCGGTGGGTTCTACGCCAGTGCCAACGACTTGTTCATCCTCGTCGATGGCCTTTTCTCAGGAAGAATGTTGTCGCCCGAACTAACGCGCATTTTGATGAGCGTCGAACGCCCTGCCCAGCACTACGCCCTGGGTGGACGTACCAAGACACTCTCCTTTGGCGGCAAGGATCACCCCGTCGCCTGGGAATACGGATCCAACGGTGCATACCGGGTACTCGTGTGGCGCACGCTCGACGACGGACACACCGTCATCCTGATGAACAACACGAGTTTCGATCATATGAAAATGGGCGATCTGGGCGCCGCGCTCATGGAAGCGAGCTATCGTTAG
- a CDS encoding zonular occludens toxin domain-containing protein, giving the protein MLVFNEGVPRSGKSYDAVKSHILPALKKGRTVYARLNGLDHDKIAAHLKMDVQTVRDKLICVPTGKVVETFQAVRPAANDGEPGSDAWSIPTHLQNALFVIDEVHEFYVTGRAPLPEPVEQFFALHGQNGMDGVIMTQAYKRLHAVIRARIERKNQFQKLTAVGFKNRYRVRYFVTIAPDKYERVGGDTFKYDASIFPLYSGYAAGANNVDVYDGGGKSVWSKLARPLLVAGVALFFAVPVLWKFVHGDVKLVKSPPPAHMATTQAATPAVVAPDAPASVKSAMLPTGQHGSFDTKGMPAEVAYVFEMSQQARPRVAAVIEGSRGAVGIIEWREDQSHVLERMTFDELRSMGVAVEVKPYGVKISWEKQVIVATRWPVDMPGTIAADMRSSSSVAASVTPSVSEPSHDAAKASEKAKWGDRPTNVAYVPPELTTVSAIGSDR; this is encoded by the coding sequence ATGCTCGTTTTCAATGAAGGTGTGCCGCGCTCGGGCAAAAGCTATGACGCGGTGAAGTCCCATATCCTCCCTGCGCTCAAGAAGGGGCGAACGGTGTACGCGCGTCTCAATGGTTTGGACCATGACAAGATCGCGGCTCACTTGAAGATGGACGTCCAAACGGTTCGAGATAAGTTGATTTGCGTTCCTACGGGCAAGGTCGTAGAGACGTTCCAAGCTGTTCGTCCTGCTGCGAATGATGGCGAGCCGGGTAGCGATGCGTGGAGCATTCCGACTCATCTGCAAAACGCGTTGTTTGTCATCGATGAGGTTCACGAGTTTTACGTTACGGGTCGTGCGCCGCTGCCGGAGCCGGTGGAGCAATTCTTTGCTTTGCACGGTCAGAACGGCATGGATGGCGTCATCATGACCCAAGCCTACAAACGACTTCATGCGGTGATTCGGGCGCGAATCGAACGCAAGAATCAGTTCCAAAAGCTCACTGCGGTTGGCTTCAAAAACCGCTATCGCGTTCGCTATTTCGTGACGATTGCGCCGGATAAATACGAACGCGTTGGTGGCGATACCTTCAAGTACGATGCTTCGATTTTTCCGCTGTACAGCGGTTACGCGGCGGGCGCGAACAATGTCGATGTGTACGATGGTGGTGGCAAGTCGGTGTGGTCGAAGCTCGCGCGACCGTTGCTCGTTGCCGGCGTTGCGTTGTTCTTTGCGGTGCCGGTGCTCTGGAAGTTCGTGCACGGTGACGTCAAGCTCGTCAAAAGCCCGCCGCCTGCTCACATGGCTACCACGCAGGCTGCGACGCCTGCGGTCGTGGCTCCGGATGCTCCGGCATCTGTCAAGAGCGCCATGCTGCCCACGGGTCAGCATGGATCGTTCGATACGAAGGGGATGCCTGCCGAGGTCGCGTACGTGTTCGAAATGAGTCAGCAGGCTCGTCCTCGTGTTGCTGCAGTGATTGAGGGGAGTAGGGGTGCTGTCGGCATCATCGAGTGGCGCGAGGACCAGTCGCATGTGCTCGAACGCATGACGTTTGACGAGCTGCGATCGATGGGTGTTGCTGTGGAGGTCAAGCCTTACGGTGTAAAGATTTCTTGGGAAAAGCAGGTGATCGTCGCCACGCGTTGGCCGGTAGACATGCCGGGGACGATCGCGGCTGATATGCGTTCGTCGTCGTCCGTGGCGGCGTCTGTGACGCCGAGCGTCAGCGAGCCGTCACACGACGCCGCCAAGGCTTCTGAGAAAGCGAAGTGGGGCGATCGGCCCACGAATGTCGCGTACGTGCCGCCTGAGCTGACTACCGTGTCTGCTATCGGGTCAGATCGCTAA
- a CDS encoding helix-turn-helix domain-containing protein, translated as MEAVQASTLTAAAAKLGVSRPALSNWRAGTSHAEPELVEKMAKACKLDAEEWVLLVQADREILPARKQVWLRAAQRLAATAAIVALTLGLDVQTAKADFTKNGQNFAEVPASVYYVKLNPGSYGSRAVKTSIAHRTMCQR; from the coding sequence ATGGAAGCTGTGCAAGCGAGCACACTTACAGCGGCAGCAGCAAAGCTAGGAGTGAGCCGCCCTGCACTGTCGAACTGGCGCGCAGGAACGTCACACGCGGAGCCAGAGCTTGTGGAGAAGATGGCGAAGGCGTGCAAGCTAGACGCCGAGGAATGGGTGCTACTCGTGCAGGCTGACCGGGAAATACTACCGGCCAGAAAACAGGTGTGGCTTCGGGCTGCTCAACGTCTGGCGGCGACGGCCGCGATTGTCGCGCTCACGCTCGGTTTAGACGTCCAAACGGCTAAAGCGGATTTCACGAAGAATGGACAGAATTTCGCAGAAGTCCCGGCGAGTGTATATTATGTAAAATTAAATCCGGGGAGCTATGGGTCACGAGCAGTCAAAACCTCGATAGCACATCGGACCATGTGCCAACGGTGA
- a CDS encoding replication initiation factor domain-containing protein, whose product MIRRGLPEAYVPHSSCYMRRALSSSIVFTPAHVDVALPPVEASAWSGTFVLDGSIHIDPQAALCAAGPVSNTGLTGHLGEGKGESAFAVSIDYLTLVFPDDGAKDQGQATRTILSFLFGTSRLMATELRSKSWQFYRLSSFIHDEEGNTVGRIGRGGNGDTWCVSLSGAGCRLVSDWARVVGQAAALRAHISRIDVAFDDYAGAVFDIRGVDAMARSGAFAGNGQPPRTRFIDDHGSNTGCTVYVGGKGRKELCIYEKGKQLGDPESPWVRVELRLWSRNCVIPMEAITFPERFLRGAYKVLDERLPIVASPEAARPEYTRREVDATVQGAKRFLKQQCGPLLHLLWAALGPGAEDWFKENVFRNTVPARFKGKGGDRESLLTLLREEMGYAFVAPF is encoded by the coding sequence ATGATCCGCCGTGGTCTTCCGGAAGCTTACGTCCCGCACTCGTCGTGCTACATGCGTCGCGCGTTGTCGTCTTCCATCGTTTTTACCCCCGCCCACGTGGACGTCGCTCTGCCCCCTGTGGAGGCTTCTGCGTGGTCGGGGACCTTTGTACTGGATGGGTCGATACACATCGATCCGCAGGCCGCGCTGTGCGCGGCAGGCCCGGTTAGTAATACGGGCCTAACAGGTCACCTCGGGGAAGGGAAGGGCGAAAGCGCCTTTGCTGTCTCAATTGACTATCTAACCCTCGTGTTTCCCGATGACGGGGCGAAGGATCAAGGGCAGGCCACTCGCACGATCCTGTCGTTCTTGTTCGGCACGTCGAGGCTCATGGCAACCGAGCTTCGGTCTAAGTCCTGGCAGTTCTACCGCCTCAGCTCCTTCATCCACGACGAGGAAGGCAACACCGTTGGCCGGATCGGGCGGGGTGGAAACGGCGATACGTGGTGTGTGTCGTTGAGCGGTGCGGGCTGTCGCTTGGTGAGCGATTGGGCGCGTGTCGTCGGTCAGGCTGCGGCTTTGCGCGCGCACATCAGCCGTATTGATGTTGCGTTTGACGACTATGCCGGTGCGGTTTTCGACATCCGTGGTGTCGATGCCATGGCGAGGTCTGGCGCGTTTGCGGGCAACGGGCAGCCGCCTCGCACGCGCTTCATTGATGACCATGGTTCGAATACGGGATGCACCGTCTACGTTGGCGGCAAAGGTCGAAAGGAACTGTGCATCTACGAGAAAGGCAAGCAACTTGGTGATCCTGAATCGCCTTGGGTTCGCGTAGAGCTTCGCCTGTGGTCGCGCAACTGCGTTATCCCAATGGAGGCGATTACGTTCCCTGAGCGGTTCCTGCGTGGAGCCTACAAGGTGTTGGACGAGCGGTTGCCGATCGTGGCTTCACCCGAGGCTGCTAGGCCCGAGTACACGCGGCGCGAGGTGGACGCCACCGTCCAGGGTGCGAAGCGTTTTCTCAAGCAGCAATGCGGGCCTTTGCTCCATCTGCTTTGGGCGGCGCTTGGCCCTGGTGCCGAAGACTGGTTCAAAGAAAACGTGTTTCGCAACACCGTTCCCGCTCGTTTCAAGGGCAAGGGCGGTGATCGCGAATCGTTGTTGACGCTGCTCCGTGAAGAAATGGGGTACGCGTTCGTAGCGCCGTTCTGA
- a CDS encoding SDR family oxidoreductase encodes MNTVLITGCSSGYGLETARHFLAKGWNVIATMRTPRSDLLPASDNLRILPLDVTQPDSIGRALKAAGPIDVLVNNAGIGLFGAFEATPMSTVREIFETNTFGVMTMCQAVIPQFRERGDGVIVNVTSSATLASFPLVAAYTASKTAIEGFTASLEHELKAVGVRVKLVEPGYGPSTSFAANGQQRMQGLLTKPYESFAREVLTGFGHLSAVTAATDVAEGIWDAANDTTGRLHFPAGADAVALASTRCRQPPKYVANRIYDLSH; translated from the coding sequence TTGAACACTGTACTGATTACTGGCTGTTCATCCGGTTACGGCCTGGAAACCGCACGACACTTCCTCGCAAAAGGATGGAATGTCATCGCTACCATGCGGACGCCGCGGTCGGACCTTCTTCCAGCCTCGGACAACCTACGTATCCTGCCCCTGGACGTCACCCAGCCCGATAGCATCGGCCGGGCCCTGAAGGCCGCTGGCCCCATCGATGTTCTGGTGAACAACGCCGGCATCGGACTCTTCGGTGCATTCGAAGCTACGCCTATGTCCACCGTGCGAGAGATCTTCGAGACCAACACGTTCGGTGTGATGACGATGTGCCAGGCAGTGATCCCGCAGTTCCGTGAACGCGGAGACGGCGTGATCGTCAATGTCACGTCCAGCGCGACCCTTGCTTCGTTTCCACTGGTGGCCGCTTACACCGCTAGCAAGACCGCCATCGAAGGCTTCACGGCGTCGCTGGAGCATGAACTCAAAGCAGTGGGTGTGCGGGTCAAGTTGGTCGAACCCGGCTACGGACCTTCCACGAGCTTCGCCGCCAATGGCCAGCAGCGCATGCAGGGGCTGCTCACGAAGCCCTACGAGTCTTTCGCCCGTGAAGTGCTTACGGGATTCGGCCACCTGTCTGCCGTGACAGCTGCGACAGATGTCGCCGAAGGCATCTGGGATGCCGCCAACGACACCACCGGCCGGCTGCATTTCCCGGCGGGTGCCGACGCTGTTGCGCTGGCGTCGACGCGGTGTCGGCAGCCCCCTAAATACGTCGCAAACCGCATCTACGATCTATCTCATTGA
- a CDS encoding S41 family peptidase encodes MKSLLATALLLTAPIASAQDWAASLRMDAKAMHDDIARNHPGPVDPENPGFAAKNDQALALALQRAGSTTTYAGYLYALIAYAATFDDGHLAAFVPEGVIQPPLVTRWPGFLTTFDTKDDQRVVTRAADAPVPLGARLIACDGKDAAALARDNVGGMGGSGRWNLHVSRVMRGKRLFTDVGNPWIKRPVRCTFDVDGTRRTVDLAWRPIDDKELDRRFAEAFRRKAEPIGMRTLSDGTVWIALSDFDGDPDHPAAKALEPLIAKVQAQRETILAAPRVVLDLRGNNGGDSGWSHRVAEALWGKHAVDAVNLAPTRVDWRASQDNMAQMQSYVRMWSAHADAPPENLAWGKSTVAGMQAAMAKGEPFYMEPGEAKRPTPKPPKTHARIFMVTDSGCASACLDAADLFLALGAIHVGQVTSADTAYMDIRRTMLPSGHMALVVPMKVYRGRQRGSNVPLVPRYVYQADLTDNAALERWIAGLR; translated from the coding sequence ATGAAGTCGCTGCTCGCCACTGCGCTGCTGCTCACGGCGCCTATTGCATCGGCACAGGACTGGGCTGCCAGCCTGCGCATGGACGCCAAGGCGATGCACGATGACATCGCTCGCAACCATCCGGGGCCAGTCGATCCTGAAAACCCCGGGTTCGCCGCAAAAAACGATCAGGCCCTGGCACTGGCACTGCAGCGCGCGGGCAGCACTACGACGTATGCGGGGTACCTTTATGCCCTCATCGCGTACGCCGCTACATTTGACGACGGACACCTTGCCGCCTTCGTGCCCGAAGGTGTCATACAGCCGCCGCTCGTCACCCGGTGGCCCGGATTTCTCACGACGTTCGACACGAAAGACGATCAACGGGTCGTGACCCGTGCTGCGGACGCACCCGTGCCCCTCGGTGCACGCCTCATCGCCTGCGACGGAAAGGACGCCGCAGCACTCGCGCGTGACAATGTCGGCGGCATGGGAGGAAGCGGCCGGTGGAATCTTCATGTGTCACGCGTCATGCGTGGCAAGCGCCTTTTCACCGATGTGGGCAATCCCTGGATCAAGCGCCCCGTCCGGTGCACGTTCGACGTGGACGGCACGCGCCGCACGGTGGATCTGGCATGGCGTCCGATTGACGATAAGGAATTGGACCGCCGTTTTGCCGAAGCCTTTCGACGCAAGGCCGAACCGATCGGCATGCGGACGCTTTCCGACGGCACCGTCTGGATCGCGCTCAGCGATTTCGACGGCGACCCCGATCATCCTGCAGCCAAGGCGCTGGAGCCTTTGATTGCAAAGGTGCAAGCGCAGCGGGAAACGATACTCGCTGCGCCGCGCGTCGTGCTCGATCTGCGCGGAAACAATGGCGGCGACTCCGGATGGAGCCACCGTGTGGCCGAAGCACTCTGGGGCAAGCACGCTGTGGATGCCGTCAACCTGGCTCCAACCCGCGTCGACTGGCGCGCCTCCCAGGACAACATGGCGCAGATGCAATCCTATGTGCGCATGTGGTCCGCCCATGCGGACGCGCCCCCTGAGAACCTTGCTTGGGGAAAAAGTACCGTTGCAGGCATGCAGGCGGCGATGGCGAAGGGCGAACCGTTCTACATGGAGCCGGGTGAGGCAAAGCGTCCTACGCCGAAGCCGCCGAAGACTCACGCCCGCATTTTCATGGTGACCGATAGCGGCTGCGCGTCGGCCTGCCTCGATGCCGCAGATCTATTCTTGGCCCTGGGCGCCATCCACGTCGGCCAGGTAACCAGTGCAGACACGGCGTATATGGACATTCGCCGTACCATGCTGCCGAGCGGACACATGGCGCTGGTCGTACCCATGAAGGTGTACCGGGGTCGTCAGCGTGGCAGCAACGTGCCGCTCGTGCCGCGCTACGTCTACCAAGCCGACCTGACCGACAACGCCGCACTGGAACGTTGGATCGCTGGCTTACGCTGA
- a CDS encoding AraC family transcriptional regulator, translating into MSDPLSEIVRLLRPQAVFANLISGKGNWAVRYSEFGKPSFCIMLEGGCRLAVDGHEPTTLSAGDFVLLPTTPGFTLSSFLPSPPVHLDPTKVPKGLELRYGEQTGQPDMRSLGGAFLFDCVDPGLLVSLLPGVVHVQGSLRLSQLVQMVGEETADEKPGNEFMRSRLADMLLVEAMRSTTSGSAPPGLLRGLGDERLAAALKQMHAHIGRRWSVAQLAKIAALSRSSFFERFTRTVGVAPMEYLLAWRMEIAKEFLRRGELSVSEIAEHVGYGSTSAFSAAFTRHVGQPPSHYARAA; encoded by the coding sequence GTGAGTGACCCTCTCTCAGAAATCGTTCGGTTGCTGCGCCCGCAGGCCGTGTTCGCCAATCTGATCAGTGGCAAGGGCAATTGGGCGGTGCGCTACTCCGAGTTCGGCAAACCCAGCTTTTGCATCATGCTGGAAGGCGGCTGTCGGCTGGCGGTGGATGGTCACGAGCCGACGACGCTAAGCGCCGGGGATTTTGTGCTGCTTCCTACGACACCCGGCTTCACGCTATCCAGCTTCCTCCCCTCGCCCCCCGTCCACCTGGACCCCACCAAAGTGCCGAAGGGACTGGAGCTACGCTATGGCGAGCAAACAGGCCAACCCGACATGCGTTCATTGGGAGGCGCGTTCCTGTTCGATTGCGTCGATCCCGGTTTGCTGGTGTCGCTGCTGCCTGGAGTGGTGCACGTGCAAGGTTCGTTGCGGCTGTCACAGCTCGTGCAGATGGTGGGTGAGGAGACTGCGGACGAGAAACCAGGCAACGAGTTCATGCGTTCTCGGCTGGCCGACATGCTGCTCGTCGAGGCCATGCGTTCGACAACCTCTGGCAGCGCCCCGCCGGGCCTCCTCCGTGGATTGGGCGATGAGCGATTAGCCGCCGCACTGAAGCAGATGCACGCCCATATCGGCCGGAGGTGGTCGGTTGCGCAACTTGCAAAGATCGCTGCGCTATCTCGGTCCAGTTTCTTCGAACGATTCACGCGGACGGTCGGGGTTGCGCCGATGGAGTATCTTCTCGCCTGGCGAATGGAAATCGCGAAAGAGTTCTTGCGTCGCGGTGAGTTGTCCGTGTCGGAGATCGCCGAACACGTCGGCTACGGGTCGACCAGCGCGTTCAGCGCGGCATTCACCAGGCATGTCGGACAGCCACCCAGCCACTATGCGCGCGCAGCGTAA
- a CDS encoding methyltransferase family protein, which translates to METEELLKRGISVCWYFLLAWWLWSARGNKVVARGEPWTTRLLLYWLPLTLAFVLLGPGDWYGHTWLREGIVPHTLPFFTAALVIVAAGVALACWSRYLLGRNWSSVVQIKKDHELIEAGPYRFIRHPIYSGLLLAFIGTAIREGDVRGIVAVLIVLASFWRKLRMEERMLGETFGGAYAAYKARTAALIPGVL; encoded by the coding sequence GTGGAAACGGAAGAACTTCTGAAAAGGGGTATCAGTGTCTGTTGGTACTTCCTGCTTGCCTGGTGGCTCTGGAGCGCCCGTGGAAATAAAGTCGTTGCGCGTGGCGAGCCATGGACGACCCGGCTTCTCCTGTACTGGCTGCCATTGACACTGGCTTTCGTCTTGCTGGGACCGGGCGATTGGTACGGGCACACGTGGCTGCGCGAAGGGATCGTGCCGCACACCCTTCCCTTCTTCACCGCGGCTCTCGTGATCGTCGCTGCTGGCGTCGCTCTCGCTTGTTGGTCGCGCTACCTCTTGGGTCGCAACTGGAGCAGCGTCGTGCAGATCAAGAAGGATCATGAACTGATCGAAGCCGGTCCCTACCGTTTTATCCGGCATCCCATTTACAGCGGGCTCCTCCTGGCATTCATCGGCACGGCGATCAGAGAGGGCGATGTGCGCGGCATCGTTGCGGTGCTGATCGTGTTGGCTTCGTTCTGGCGCAAGCTACGGATGGAGGAACGCATGCTCGGCGAAACCTTCGGCGGTGCATATGCCGCCTATAAAGCCAGAACTGCAGCGCTGATACCCGGCGTCCTCTAG
- a CDS encoding G5P family DNA-binding protein: MAQTIRIEDTKVETRSGTSARTGKAYSMREQKAYLVGLAKYPVEINLTLPDDVDAYPVGEYVMETPLSVGRFNRPELGRNLGLVPVKSAARVASA, translated from the coding sequence ATGGCACAGACAATCCGAATCGAAGACACGAAGGTTGAGACGCGATCGGGCACGAGCGCACGTACTGGCAAGGCGTATTCCATGCGCGAGCAAAAGGCGTATTTGGTCGGCCTCGCAAAGTACCCCGTGGAAATCAATCTCACGCTGCCGGACGACGTGGATGCGTATCCGGTCGGTGAGTACGTCATGGAAACCCCGTTGAGCGTGGGTCGTTTCAATCGTCCCGAGCTGGGTCGCAATCTCGGCCTCGTGCCCGTCAAGTCCGCTGCGCGCGTCGCGTCGGCATAA
- a CDS encoding RHS repeat-associated core domain-containing protein, producing MEIKLRTIAHAALWLVAAISLRVSAADVHYLYTDVANSVLATTDASGAIIASTQYKPYGQALLDKPLDGVGFADHQMDDESGLEYMNARYYDPIAGRFVSPDPVPAGGGKFLAINRYAYGNDNPTTFIDPTGMESCGVWACETYDSGYSDGGAGSGDSPSAHMHINQSIVIFVRQHLADAMEVAQQYGLTAEEVLGLAGLESGWGFSRFAMFNNYFGLHAPVSGETGEVLSNERSRQANGKVDYTRVATFSSFKAGLSAMLDRHTDLQNITDPKVFARQAQMGSGHWGWDPAMKGAPSAPRSSYQHNLVQVITEIQQLIGEGRK from the coding sequence ATGGAAATTAAGCTGAGAACGATCGCGCATGCCGCGCTGTGGTTGGTGGCCGCCATATCTCTCCGTGTGTCCGCAGCTGACGTGCATTATCTTTACACTGACGTGGCTAATTCGGTCTTGGCCACGACAGACGCCAGTGGCGCGATCATTGCTTCTACGCAGTACAAGCCTTACGGGCAAGCTCTGCTTGACAAACCGCTTGATGGCGTCGGATTCGCTGATCATCAGATGGATGATGAGTCCGGCCTGGAGTATATGAACGCGCGATATTACGATCCTATCGCCGGGCGTTTTGTAAGTCCCGATCCCGTACCGGCTGGAGGCGGGAAGTTCCTGGCCATCAATCGTTACGCTTACGGAAACGACAACCCTACTACGTTTATTGACCCCACGGGCATGGAATCCTGTGGGGTCTGGGCCTGCGAGACGTATGACTCCGGCTACAGCGACGGAGGCGCCGGGTCAGGAGACTCGCCATCAGCGCACATGCATATCAATCAATCGATCGTGATATTTGTCAGACAGCACTTGGCGGATGCGATGGAGGTGGCTCAACAGTACGGCCTTACCGCGGAAGAGGTGCTTGGCCTGGCCGGCCTTGAATCTGGGTGGGGATTTAGCCGCTTCGCGATGTTCAACAACTATTTTGGATTGCACGCACCCGTTAGTGGCGAGACGGGAGAGGTTCTCTCCAACGAAAGGTCGAGACAGGCAAACGGAAAAGTGGACTATACACGGGTGGCGACATTCAGCTCGTTCAAAGCGGGCCTTTCGGCCATGCTTGATCGACATACTGATCTGCAGAACATTACCGACCCCAAAGTGTTCGCTCGGCAGGCTCAGATGGGCTCGGGCCATTGGGGATGGGATCCCGCCATGAAGGGGGCGCCGAGCGCGCCGCGGTCTAGCTACCAGCATAATCTTGTTCAGGTGATAACCGAAATTCAGCAGCTCATTGGTGAGGGGCGGAAATGA